The window cgcactagaaaatatacattatacttttttgtaaatagtgtaaataaaatatcttttcttaataattatgTACAAAATGTGCCTTGACTAGGGATATCGCATTTGTTAGAAATTTCCACATGGCTGTGGTggtaacattgaaaaaatatttcgttaaaGCCTACAACTTTACATGTATAATATcacttaaaattataaaaattatagtaTAAAGGTTTCTGCTTTCGAGTATTGTTCATCAGGTCTATATTACCgtctttttacatttatttaatacatcAGAGTTTCACTATAAATCTCCTACTTTCACTCTTGTTGCCTCGTCACATTTAATAGCGATAGCCAGAGGTGATCTGATATGTTGTCTCTTGGTGAAAATTGGACACTTATCGTGGCAGCAAACTTATAGGGTAAGTTGCTGTCTCTCGTAAATAGATAgtgaaaaatgcttaaaagTGCTATAGTATAATAGTAGGTATAAcaacatttataaaaatgtaactGTTCCTCTTAcattaatattcattaatttaaataaaattagtatACGAGAAAACTGGTTCAAGCCTATAGACTTCCCATAGAACGTAGTACCTACCTCTAGGACACCTAAAGTAGCTTTGacacaacatttaaaataagtacaGAATGCGCAATAAAATGTCTTAAGTCTCTATTAGTCTAAAATCGATTTATATAAAATGCATAATTTAAGAGCTGCTTAAACTGAGAGAAATTCTTTTTGCCCATTCTGTAATGGATTTTGTTATTTAGAGAACATGAAGGTCTATAAAGCCATTTCAAATTGCTCATAAATCGGTATCATGCGGCAGTTTTTAAAGGCTTTAGAACTGCATTGTTTGGGAGTTTTGGTTGTTATATTTGGTGTGCTTTTGTTGATTAAAACCAAAGAGAACTTTACAATTATATTTGTGTAAGCGTTGTGgacaagaaaaatgaataattgagAACATACATATTATTTGAATAAGTCATGGATAAAGAATAtgcaaaatgagaaaaaaatttatacaaaattgtCAATAGTTAAAAGACCCGTAGTTCAATCGGAAGCTATCTATAAGATAAGAACAATATTGGCCAGATGAATCATTGCAATTGACTCAGTGAAAACTATATGAGTTAAATGTTTTAACTGCCTTATTTGAAAAGAGGCAGTTAAAACacctcaattaaaaatattaagcgTTTACCTACAAACAACCAAGAGCCCCAGCTAATGCTTAAGAgcaaacaacaaaattacaacaaaTAGTGAAGCTACATAGATGATAGAGACACAAGAGATTCTTTAAACTATAGCCTAACTTAGTGCTTAGTTCTAACTTGGTGCATCACCAAAAATAGATTTAAGTATCTACTTGTATATCCAGAGGGAAAGAAATTGATCGTTTCGGGGTATATGCCAAATTTTCGGCATTATTATTTGGTCATGTTTTAGGCCGACACGTTCAAAATGTTCAATATTTTCTCTGTACTGTCCCGAAAAATCTGACAAACACCCCAAAAgagctaaaaaaatataatgatcTATTCTACTTACGATATAACGAATCACAAAGAACTTAGTTCATATCACGTTTAAGGGTTTAGTTGtataatttccagaaaaacttCCGTTTAATAGAAAGTGTACTTTTAACATTGAAAGAACTTTCTCCGTAGAAACTTTTACAGAACATCCCTATAACGATTCAACAGGAAAAATTCCACCAACCGAAAACATTTAGATACTTATCCTAGAAAGGCAAGCTAGCGACGAACATTTTCTCTATCAAAGGCGGCGCCGGCACCAAATCCTCCAGTTTCAAGTAGAATATCCTCTGCAAGCCAGCTACGCTTAGCGACCTCAACTCCGGTAGCTTACCTAGCAGTCTGCTGAAATAATGTGCTTTGCGTTGGGCCTCTGCGTTATACGTTACGTGATCACGAAGAGACgagattattttcatttgaagttGTTCCACTTTGTGGGATTCTTTGAGACCATGTCGTTCTGAAATAAAACGATCACATTTTTAATAGGGTGAAATAACACACTTGCTGCCTCATCGTAGGCCAGTGCAAGACAAGACAACGTTACATTTGTACTCGTATTTCGTGTTTCTAAGGTGGGCCAAGATCGAACAAGCTACGCTGCGCAGGGCTGTTAAAATTTGCTCTGCGCATCGCAGCGCGTTGGTTTGAACGGTTATCTGTGCGAAAGCACACCAAATCGGGCGATATTGTAACAAGAATGGACACGACCCGACAAGCGTCGGTACGgtcaaagaaaaacatttgtgCACGTTTGTTTTGGACGGGGTTCGTACGGTTTTGAGTTGAATAACCGTTGCTTTGAATTACAACATGGAACAAAGCAcagattcatttttttttcatttaacacGCTTTGAGTTGTTCAGCGCCACTTTGCGCCGAGTTGCATAGTTCAGCGCGGCTCAGTTTAACGCATTCAGTCTGGAGTCGCCTCGAGATTTTTGTAGGTAGGCGCTCcggtgaatcccacactatCCGGTCGCTAAAACGGTAGACCACGTGTCTTTCGATTTCCTTCAagacaaaaaaagactgttGATGTCCGCATTTGTGCTCCGCAAACAGTGAAATTTGTCGATTTGTTTCTTTAGAAATTTGAACTAATCTGACTCAATGTGAAGGAATAGCATGTAAATATATAAGATACAACAGGCCtgaactattttaaaaagcttgctgtgagaaaataaatctaacgATTCAAATAACCGATATTGCATTATGAACTTTATTATTGGCGAATTCCgaatatttgtaaattatgtCGTTAAGATGTCCGCCATGCTcattggaacacatttgcgatttcaaaaattttccaacacGTTCTGAAGCAAATCTTGCCTAATTTCTTTTACCGTTTCCCTAATCCCACCTTTTGACCATTGTATTGTTTGAGTGACGTACACTTTTGCCTTTAAATAACCTCAAAGAAAATAACCTAATGCTCTCAGATTCGGAGGTCTTGAGGGTCATGGAATGTCATCAAAACGTGAAGTGAGGCAATATGGGAACATTTGCCGTAACCAGTTAAACTTTGTCTCCTGGTATGAGCGGTGGTACCTTCTTCTTAAAACTATGCAATATTTTGCCCTcttttttgagaattaaaattcacatacagagtgtttcatcGAAAACTTTTCGTCCCCATTGTTTTcgataattgcaaaaatatcgtaTAACACCAAAACATGTCGATTCTGTTCTTGATGGGGTCAAATGATGGCGTGGATTTccaatttattgaaacaaccTCCCGCGTAAGGGTGTAATCTGCTTTGGAATTTCAAATGGGACTGTGGGTCCAGTGAATCCAtcttttgaatattaataaaattttctttaacttaATACCCAAGGTCATTCAACTTGTGAAAAATCTGTATTTTAAAGGGGAGAGAGTGCAAGTTATTATGCAAAATGTGTCTCAAActttgattcaaaatattgaacgCGATCGTATGCCCGACGGCAGAACGTAATGGACCTCATTGACTTGATTGCCTAgtcatttcaatatttttcgagTATCAACTATACGAGTACCATCAAAAAACGTTGATACGGTGTTGCTGGTTTCTTCGAAACATCTTACCCACCTTAAAATGGCGTTTCTTGTTGGAATGCATTCATGGTGCGGCGCATGAAATTAATTGCGGAAGCCTCTTTGTGTCCGTACTTCacgtattatttaattaatataggCGTATTCACCTGACTTAGCTTCATGCCATCATTTTTTATTCCCTTCGTTACATTTGatgatgaaattttgcttcgaTTGAAGACATTCAATGGTGGTCGACGAGGATAGTTAACAGCATTTCGAAAAtcgaaatagaaaaatcatttaatgCACTAGTGGGACTTGCGAAGCGTTGTATTGCAATTGTGCGAgaccattttgaataattacaaTACCTTTATCAAAGGATCTAACTTATCCTCTTTTATTTATTCGCATTCCGGTTATTTATGAGACAGAGGGTAGTAATAAATCGCGTAGTAATAAAACACTTTACGACTAAAACGCACTAATTTATATCTCAATTAGTTATAACACGCTTAATTGTTAAACTGACAGAACACAGAAATCGCGCTTTGACAAACATgacattatttgtttttccatgGCAAGCTTTTCAAAACCGTTAAATCCTGTTGCTGGACCCTGTATAGGGTGTTCGATTTTTACTTTCTACATCAGGATATCGGAGATTGTAGGAGATACGTAGTTGCTTAACCGGAGGCGAAATTGTGCCTTTATAAGAGGagtattttgcttttttaataaaaaaaatcccattacTTCCAGagatatccgaaaaaaaaCCGGTAacgactttttttatttttcttttctaatttaaattgcatagAAACAAGAAAACGAACAACACTTTTTTGAAGCATTTTGCCGCGCTACAATATGAAAAGAGTTTTCCGGAAATACGACTTTTCGGTTTTTCAATACCATCAtctcatttttttcatataggGAGCtgaccgtttttttttacgaattcgattagtaattgataattaaaaaacaaccaTGTGTCACACTTGCCGATTTGCGTCGTCGTGATcacaaatattaattgttaGGAGAAACAATACCTCAACATTTTCACGTTCTGCACTAGTACATCCATGCCTACCCCACTTTCATTATAGGAATTGAAAACCCCTATATGAAAATGAACATCTCaataaatgtcaaatattgatCACATGACAGGGATGTACGCATTGCGATTGGTGCACACACGCGGCCTACTTGTCGATTTTggaaaatctttaataaatgaaaaatcacgCACTAATAGTGAATGTGTTACTACGCGTTGCCGGAAAATGAACATTTCTAACGAAGAAAAACGTGATTtgctcaaaatttatttactctggaaataaaaataggaatattttcgttcaataatattttgaagacTATCTAGAACGTTCGCAACCACATAGAAACCATTTCAAATTACTTAACTAAAACCTGTTAACTTATGGTACTTTTAGCAAACTAAGAAATTGTTACGAACCCCATCTGGATGCTGATAAAGAAGCGGATATTATCAATGCAGTGagaaaaatcgttttcttatatatataataataataaatatagtATTTCGAGCCCTAAttacaacaataattaacacTATGTATTCAGTTTTTAACAACACTTTGCGTGCTGTTTAAgattaataacaatttccgatttgaaaaactgaaatgtcgtatcttcggcaaactATTTTCATGTTGTAGGAAAAAGTGCTTTAAGGAAGTGTTCTCCATTTTTATGTGTTTGTGTAATTTAAGACAGGAAAAGAATGAACAAATAGCCATTATCGTCTTTTTCCGGATCTCTCCGGAAGTACTCGGCTTTTTTGTCAATTAATAAGGCAAATTACTCTTTTTATAAAGAGACAACTTTGCCAGCATTCAAACGACTCTTCTATCTCCTACGGTTTCCGAGATCCTCATGTTGAGTGTCGAATATGGGACACTTTGCACATGTCCCGTTATTGTggtattaatttgaaatccgattttaaatttacatgtCTTTGCAAGTCTAAGAAACTCTTTTTCTCCTGTTGATGTTGCTACCCCAATGATTTTTTCAACCGGTAAAAGACACTAACAGGCTTCCTGCTGTGGAGTGTTTTGTCGGTGGTTAAAGCGGAAAATCCTGCGGTAATAAAGCCGCGAACCAGAAAATGTCAACTTTACAAAATCGTCAGTTAACGAAGTTAATATGGATTCTTTGTTATCGTAAAATCGCCAATAGTCGTCAAAGATTATGCCCTGCATCGTGGATTTTAATAGACTTTCCGCAATTGCTAATCGATAATGATGCCCATATTGGAAGAGTTAATAATGTATATACGATGAGAAACACGCGTTCTATTCCAGTAAACAGTAAATGTATTATGTATCTACATAGAACGAAGACAGGAAGGAAAAAAAGCAGAAAAGTTAGTGACAGACAGGTGATTCCACGCCAAAACCGcatgttaaattattaaatcctCCCGGTCTGCTCtgggtaaataaataatgcattttagtTATAACAAGCTGGATTGAACATCGACGATTATTACATCTATAATCGACTTTGACTTGAAAATTGGATCACGAACGAAGGGGGAGACGGCTTTACAAGTGGATGCAATTAGGCTCTAATCAAGATTGGTAACCGACAGCTGTTATCAATCTTACGGTTAAATAAGTTCATGAAGGGAgaatacagagtgtcccagaaaaaagtgaattccataaatattttgtcttttatttatcaaaaatcccTGTCGACAGGTTTTCTTGGGGGTAGGGAATGAGGGCTAAATTGAATTTCGCCAGACTTGCTAAGGCCAGCCCTACGTACAAGGGATAAAAGATACTACAGTACTCTACACAATTTAAAAGACTTCGCAGCTtggagaaatattaattaaaaaaaaattgtctaccCAAATAACCAACCCATGTACTAAAAATAACgggataaataaaagaaaaaaaaacaaccactTACCCCTACCTGTAATAAGTGTGAGGGCGCACAAGCACGCGAAAGCCGATATGTCTATCTCCATAGATTGCAAAGCTCCACAAAACTCCATGATCCCATGCAACCAATCCCCGAAGGACCTTTGACACTGCTGCATGTCCAGGACCACCCCATTGCAAAATGTCAGTTTGGTATCGCTGGGATGAGTCCGGTAAGCCAGCCGAAGAACGAAAAGCTCAAGGTAGGCCGATTGAAAAAGGAGTTCCCGATCATCATGGCATATATCCTATGACAGGTCATGTTGTGTTAACTCTAGATTctgaagaataatttttttaaacacaccAAAAATCCAGGAATTTTTTCCGCAAAGTTCTTAATAACGTCGACTGAAGTAGTCAACAAGGAGTAGAACTGCTGTATCTTTTCTGCTTCTGAGATCACTGGTTCGATAGGAGTGGGTTCCATATACTGGGAATAGTCTAAGTTTGCAAGATCAGGAGTAGTGTCCACGTGCGCCCTCACCAGGGCCGTGATAAGGGACACTGGAGgacttggaggtgattctgcgcaAAATTTACCTAAATGAGTCGATAATATTGTGTCTTTGGGTCTCTAATGTGCTCATACCTTGTGGAGATTTCGGTTTTGAAGGCAATCTTCCCCTTCTTCCTTTGAGCGAGTCTGTCCGCACCACCTCCTTCACCATACCGACTGCTAAACATTTCTGAAATCTGCAAAACTGGCACCGGTTTCGCCGTCTCTTGTCCACAGGACAAGCTTTGTCTGCTAAGCAGACATATTTTGAACCTTTTTGGACTGTTCTTTTAAAGAACCCTTTACAACCTGAAATGTGAAACCTCGTATATCACTGAAGTTATTACTTGCATGTGTGTTTAATATAGCTGTCAAGGCTAATCAAAAATCACTTCCTGCATCGTaattttttatccaaaaagtcataaattattctttttttgtagTGTTCCCACTAGCAAAAATAATATCAGGAACTGTAGTTTAACAATCAGCAAATCCGCAATATGTATTATTGTGTCTTTGCATTAAAACGAGTATgataattacattatttcttggTAAGCGTGATGACAACACTAGGTTTAATCATACTGAAAAGTCTTCGCCTCAATAGAACAACGGATCTGCCTAATAATGCCTTACTCCTATATTGGAGATTAATGAAATTACAAGTTTCTAaacttaatataattttttatgcacTTTTCCgaacttttcttaaaaacattgaaacatttttttcctaaaatatttaagaaaatccaaaattttctCTATAACTTTAAAACTCTTAGCAATCGGAACGAACTCCCACGAAACGTTTAAAAACGTTGG of the Euwallacea fornicatus isolate EFF26 chromosome 9, ASM4011564v1, whole genome shotgun sequence genome contains:
- the Hr38 gene encoding probable nuclear hormone receptor HR38 isoform X6, producing MLLVFPFEVDSPPETQLEAEASPCSPGSVLVQGEVSGAPLIAGAQPHCPGSPQPSMLLLQTQTQFGSSSFADLLNAPFSDETSDVLHQGPDDLDPFADVALPPPVSPAPLPSFQETYRVFQQQQPQQQQDLPPQQQHHQQFKMDEDCGFNVAPYHPVPSSHHYDYQQLHQYSAASPYYPPPPTCSSSFDTLMAQGGEPYSLPYQVPSTSELHVSTALSPRQRRASLPLQRSESTSSSESPKLRMVGPGPSASSSAASSPGGPSDNQPQCSKGLTPPSPSQLCAVCGDTAACQHYGVRTCEGCKGFFKRTVQKGSKYVCLADKACPVDKRRRNRCQFCRFQKCLAVGMVKEVVRTDSLKGRRGRLPSKPKSPQGKFCAESPPSPPVSLITALVRAHVDTTPDLANLDYSQYMEPTPIEPVISEAEKIQQFYSLLTTSVDVIKNFAEKIPGFLDICHDDRELLFQSAYLELFVLRLAYRTHPSDTKLTFCNGVVLDMQQCQRSFGDWLHGIMEFCGALQSMEIDISAFACLCALTLITGRERHGLKESHKVEQLQMKIISSLRDHVTYNAEAQRKAHYFSRLLGKLPELRSLSVAGLQRIFYLKLEDLVPAPPLIEKMFVASLPF
- the Hr38 gene encoding probable nuclear hormone receptor HR38 isoform X7, which encodes MPICLDKRRSGKETQFGSSSFADLLNAPFSDETSDVLHQGPDDLDPFADVALPPPVSPAPLPSFQETYRVFQQQQPQQQQDLPPQQQHHQQFKMDEDCGFNVAPYHPVPSSHHYDYQQLHQYSAASPYYPPPPTCSSSFDTLMAQGGEPYSLPYQVPSTSELHVSTALSPRQRRASLPLQRSESTSSSESPKLRMVGPGPSASSSAASSPGGPSDNQPQCSKGLTPPSPSQLCAVCGDTAACQHYGVRTCEGCKGFFKRTVQKGSKYVCLADKACPVDKRRRNRCQFCRFQKCLAVGMVKEVVRTDSLKGRRGRLPSKPKSPQGKFCAESPPSPPVSLITALVRAHVDTTPDLANLDYSQYMEPTPIEPVISEAEKIQQFYSLLTTSVDVIKNFAEKIPGFLDICHDDRELLFQSAYLELFVLRLAYRTHPSDTKLTFCNGVVLDMQQCQRSFGDWLHGIMEFCGALQSMEIDISAFACLCALTLITGRERHGLKESHKVEQLQMKIISSLRDHVTYNAEAQRKAHYFSRLLGKLPELRSLSVAGLQRIFYLKLEDLVPAPPLIEKMFVASLPF
- the Hr38 gene encoding probable nuclear hormone receptor HR38 isoform X8 encodes the protein MLLLQTQTQFGSSSFADLLNAPFSDETSDVLHQGPDDLDPFADVALPPPVSPAPLPSFQETYRVFQQQQPQQQQDLPPQQQHHQQFKMDEDCGFNVAPYHPVPSSHHYDYQQLHQYSAASPYYPPPPTCSSSFDTLMAQGGEPYSLPYQVPSTSELHVSTALSPRQRRASLPLQRSESTSSSESPKLRMVGPGPSASSSAASSPGGPSDNQPQCSKGLTPPSPSQLCAVCGDTAACQHYGVRTCEGCKGFFKRTVQKGSKYVCLADKACPVDKRRRNRCQFCRFQKCLAVGMVKEVVRTDSLKGRRGRLPSKPKSPQGKFCAESPPSPPVSLITALVRAHVDTTPDLANLDYSQYMEPTPIEPVISEAEKIQQFYSLLTTSVDVIKNFAEKIPGFLDICHDDRELLFQSAYLELFVLRLAYRTHPSDTKLTFCNGVVLDMQQCQRSFGDWLHGIMEFCGALQSMEIDISAFACLCALTLITGRERHGLKESHKVEQLQMKIISSLRDHVTYNAEAQRKAHYFSRLLGKLPELRSLSVAGLQRIFYLKLEDLVPAPPLIEKMFVASLPF